Genomic segment of Scyliorhinus torazame isolate Kashiwa2021f chromosome 7, sScyTor2.1, whole genome shotgun sequence:
TCCCTACCGTAAAATTACACAAACATTTTGCTGATTGTCTTTATCCATTGAGAAGAAATCATCGACACAGTTGTCATTAAATAACCAGAGTTACCAAGCACATCTTTTATATCAGAGGATGCTGCAGAAATAATTCACAATTAACTGCTGTTCTTTATAGATTTGCAATGGTATCAGAGTTAATACATTGAATTGAGACTACAGAGTTGGACTGGGAACAATTGAATTCTTTGCAGTTGATGATTTGAAGATGGTTCTCCTCTTGTTCACAGGGACCCGACATAATCATTATAGTGGGTTTATTCCGATGTTCTTCGGTGAGACTCACTGGCTTGGagcttcaggttaacatgcagatgTAGTGGAGTAGCAGGGAGTGAGGTGAACTGTGTAACAATGGGTGCAGACACGGACTGGCTTCATCTGTCCAAACCAAGGCAATGGTGCAGACTGGGAAGAGCAGCGGGAACAGAATATCTGAAGCAAAAGAAAGTAGACTTTCAGTTTTTCCAGCACATCAAACATCCTGGTGAAGAACAACACTACAGGGAGCTGGAATAGTTCTCTTTGTATACTGCAAGCATCTTATCCCAGCAATCCAAAACTCACATTAAATGCTACAAGTTGCTTTCACCTAAAGTCTGAAATGGCAGTACACACAGTAAGTGAACCAGCAAGGATGGGAAATAAATCGGCCATGGTATTCTGGCTTGGAATCTGAAGATTGTTCCCCTACAGGGGTTTCTGGATGTTGGCACTAACATACATTCAACAATTGATGTTGATATTGTATGTTTTACTGTACTCCGCTCATATACATGCGCCCATGAGCTAAATATTAGTGCCATTCAGATTTATCCTGTTTAGTATCATTGTGCAAAGATCTTTCAttaaaaagaacttgcatttatgtagtgtatTTATAGGAGATGTAGCAGTCAATTGTACAGAAAGAGACAGgaattctggaaaacaatgttacaATCAAAAAGGGGCATATGCTTTCCAATATCCTCATGGCTATtacttatttttttaatataaatttagatacccaattctttctttatccccaattaaggggcaatttagcatgacccatcctgcacatctttttgggttgtgggggcgggaccCAAACAGGCAAAGGTAGAATGTGcaagctctgcacagacagttaccagggaccggatcgaacctgggtcctcggtgctgtgaggcagcagtgctaaccactgcgccaccatgctgccctatgggtATTACTTATGTACATACTGTATAGTAACTGCATTTGATTTGATCACAAGCATTGTATTATTTATATGCTTTCAGTACTTCATTTAAAAGGTAACAGTGGCCAGGTGACATATTATGTTGATGTGCCTCATTGAAATTCTACAAAGGGTTTTGCCTACACCAAAAATTAAGGTATAATCTCAGTAACAAGGAGGGCGCAAAGGAGGTATGGTAGTAAACTAAAGGGATTAGGGAAGAGTAACTAAAATAGGATCCATCTCTCTGCAATGATCATTTGGAATGAATCACTTGCTAACATGTTGATCAGAGTATTGTGCCAAACTGATGGAAAACATGCCTTCCGGGTAGCTGAAAAAAAAACATATTTCAGCTCAAAGGTCTCATTTCAATTTTTTGGTCTTAATTTAACAAAATTATGTAGAAAAACAGCGAAGTAAAATGTCAATCACGTGAATGAAATCTATAAGTGAAATGAGAACAGAGTCCTCAGTGAATCATGTGTACAAAACACGGCACTATACTTTGGTGGAATATAACATTGGCGAACCCAAAGTACTACAATTGTGGTGTAGGACACTGGCTGAAACCACTGACAGTTATAGCTGCAAATATTCCAGATTGCAGTGTCAATTACTCCCTTCCATGCGATCAACACTTCATATTTGATTGTAGTTTTACATGCCAATGTTTAAAACTCAAACCTTTCCACAGTTCCTGCAGTGATGGCGCCTTCTGATAATTGTAAATGGTGCTTTACAAGACATGCATTGATTACAGGCGGAGTCTGCAATCCACTCTGGGGGCACTATAATTGGGAGGGGTAAAAACAAAGTAATTACTTGCATGTATGCTACAGAAACTGAAAAATGAACCATTTTGCTGGCATACAaataatttgaccttctgaccagtcTTCCCAACCCAGATAGACATTTCAGGATATTCTACAGGGTCAACCACTTTGATGTGGCAAGAAGGCATGGAGAGAGAAATTGAATTATGTGGTGGCTGATTAAGGTGAATCCGGTGTTAGAGAAAGGCAACAGTAAAATGTACAACAGAATAGTCATTTCACAGAAAAATTCTTCCATGGGAGTGAGTGATTGGTGAAGACCAAATGAAGAAACATTATGtagctatgtatctatgtattaacCTTCATGAGCAGGAAATAAGCTTTAAAATTTGGACTTTGAATTTACCGAGGAGCAAGAGAGGAGAGGTGAAATGTGAGTGTGAAAAAGTGTACATATAAACCTGCTTTTACAAATACTCTTCTTCTGTCTCTTGTAAAAGTGGTAGAATTGGCCAGAGTGCCAAAGGCATACATTAATGAAGGTACAAAGATTTGCACAACTAGTTCCTTGGTCAACTGGCAGGCAGtacgtttttttttttacacattgatcaacttgctgaaaaacccaatttgtAAAATAAAGACTTTTTAAATAGCTAACTGATAAATTGAAAATGTATTTTTATCCAGTAATGAGCTGAACATTGGCCTTCATGGAAACTTAGTCCGACACCAACATTTTCACAATTAAATAGAGATGTTTAATTAGAGGCTAGCCATAGTTATGTCCAGTACAATAGCAATTTGATGTACCTTCCAGTTTTGTGCTGTCTAAATTGGAGGTTCGAGATGGATAGGAATGGGATTCCTGACACAGCACACAATCTTCCAAGGTGGGTTCCAGAGTAACATTCTCCTCCTCTGCAAGAAGCAAAAGGTAAAGAAAAGGAAGCCATTACAATACACAACTGATTTACATTTTTCAATTTATGAAGTGTTAGTACTAAGTTCCATTAAAATACGCCACAAGACCAGAATGTGCGTAGGATGTTGCATTTTGCAGGGGCTCAGCATCTGAACAGTGATTTCTTTCTTGGATTACCTCCCCACTGAACTGCACACCTTTAACTGCATTTGTGGCAATAATTTCTTCATTGTAGCGGTACCTGAGAGTAGAGCCACGCAAGGGCTTTCCCTTTGCGACCTACTTACAACTCATGGCCAATCCATGCCTCCCCACTCTGTATAGTCTCCTGTCAACAGGTCAGCagaggggggcaggggtgggggtgtatTTCAGgttttcctcctccccccactgcagtaGGTTCAAGAAAAAACAAGTCTATTTCATTTATGTGCACCAGCTGGTGTcttttagaacacagaacatacagcgcagaaggaggtcattcggcccatcgagtctgcaccaacccccttaagccctcacttccaccctatccccgtaacccaataacccctcctaacctttttggtcacttaagggtaatttatcaagaccaatccacctaacctgcacgtctttggactgtgggaagaaaccggggcacctggaggaaacccacgcagacactgggagaacgtgcagactacacacagacagtgacccagcagggaatcgaacctggcgctatccatttgtgctacagtgctgcccgtaTATATAATATCCCATTATTTACGGTTCTGTGGGGTTTACAGATAGACAGGGCTATAAAAGCCCTCATTTGAGCAGAGAAAGATACTTGGTATTTATATGTCCTTTTAATCTTTATACCAGGGACTACAATTGAAGGTGAACAGTGAAGAGCTAGAAGTGAAATCCGGTATACCTTTTTCCTCTTCTAtagcatcttcattcttttctggGGTTGAAGTTGCAATCTCGAAGACAGTTTTTAAAATCCGCCGCAGGTCTCCTGCAAAGTTGGTCTGAAGTTGATCTGCTACACCTGTTCCAAACACAGCCAAGAAGATTCATAACTCTAATGCAAGTTGGGGTTCAGTGCACACAAAATAAAAATAGGCAAGACTGATTTCGATGACAAATGTTCTTCAGTCTTTTTTACCTCTTACTTTCAGAATAACGAACTCATTTTCCCATTACACATCTATCTGTTCAAGTGAATCCAGTGCCTATGCTTTAATTACCTTCCCTGGCAACCCGTTCCAGCTAGCATTACATGAGTGTGAGAACATCTCGACTATAGGTTTCAAAGCCAATTTTTAATCAAGAGAAATAAATCTCAAAAAAGATTCTAAAAATCTTTTGAAATCAAGATTATTTCATAGTTATGTATTTTCATAGTCGACAGCAgagcttaaaaaatatatatatatttcatttGATGTTATCATTACTGAaaaggccagcattttttgtccatccccaattgccctcgagaaggtggcagtgagccacCTTCATGAACCTGTGCAGTCCAACTGGTCTAGGTATACTCATGGTGCTTTTAGGAAAGGTGTTCAGGAACTTGTGatatgttccaagtcaggatggtgtgtggcttggagacgttgcaggtgttcccatgtgtctagcTCACAAATTACCAGACCTATTGAATTATACTTGCCACAGTGGGTATTGAACCCACAATATCAGTTTATTAGTCTGGTACCATAAGCACGAGGCTATCATAACCTACTCCCCAGACTCCCCATACCAGAATTTTTCAAAGTGCGAGTTGCAACTCACGGGTGGGTCCcaagtgggtgttgggagggtcatagaatttacagtgcagaaggaggccattcggcccatcgagtctgcactggtcttggaaagagcaccctacccaaggtcaacacctccaccctatccccataacccagtaaccccatccaacactaacggcaattttggccaccaagggcaatttagcatggccaatccacctaacctgcacatctttggactgtgggaggaaaccggagcacccggaggaaacccacgcacacacggggaggatgtgcagactccgcacagacagtgacccaagccggaatagaacctgggaccctggagctgtgaagcaattgtgctatccacaatgctaccgtgctaccggtcACAGAGAAATTGGTCATGGAGTTCCCGCGATGGTATCGACTGCAGGAGAAGCCCCCAACAGCTGCTACCGGCATTTAAATTGAGATAGGCGGCCACTGCTGACTTATAAATGAGAATGAAATGAGGCTGTACACACTCTTCCAACCacaagtggcagcagtgagcaggtcacacgccctacATGTACATTTGACGTCAAGTACCCTGTACgtacgtgcttttggtgccaaattagAGGAgaacttcttccattttctagctgctagcaagcaagtcaagaggactgtgaagatggatcattttgttacaagaaagagtcggccagagacacaaataggcagtgtacctactggccaggatcttacATCTCAATCTGCTGGAGAGCGTTGCTCTGGAGAAtccatggcaggacagagcagtgctagttttAGACGGTACACCGcatcagggcctctggtgaacagcctacaaagaagaaacttaactcgggaataaAGCAGTATTTCttaaggtatggttttgtcaattgtgccaatgtaaataaGGATGAAAAACCCATGTGTGTTTATATGCAGGGGAGTACTGGAAAATGAGAGAAGAAGTTGTTTCAGATTCTGAAAGAAATGTGGAGGGTGaagaattccttttgaggttgagacggcAGTCAGTTATTAatgtacagctgactccaaatgaaaagattaagctgctgtacctgatctgtgacagcatattaaaaaTGCACCAAAGgttcatgaggctgtcagcattctggagtaacatatcccaggagtatccagtgctgagcaaaAGCGGAATTTTGTTGTTATTGTCCTTCATGACCGACATGCGCAAGGTTGGACTTTCTGTGTTCAGAAAAATGAAGGTGACACAAAAGagctggctgaactctgcacctgaaatGTGCATTTCCTATCCTCCTGTGGAACTGACTGGAGAAAgattatgaggaccaagcaggctcccttttCGCATTCAGGTAAGCAAACCATTCAGGTGGCGTGTGTAATGAACGGAAGCTGGCGTAGGTCACAAAGTTCAGCCAGCATGGATCTCAAAGGTCGGGCATTTGGCAAAAGTGAGTCCCGggaaaaacagtttgaaaaacactgccctacaccacaCATTAGATGGTTTTCCACTCTCTGGTTTTCAAGACGTGCATAGAAACTCTCCTTTGGGTTTTCCAGTATTCCATTTAAGGGAACATGGTCACAGTCAAGGAGTCAATGGAATGAGAGGCTTTAAGAAAATCAACAGTATTTTTAGCACTCTTTGGCACCACACATTAAAGCTGCAATGTTGCACACTGGCCTTAAAATCCTGAATAACATACCTGAGATACAAACAAAGAGCCGATGAAGCATATCACTACGGCTGCGGTACCGTGCCCTGATTTCCTCCCTTACTGCCGCCCTCACAGCCCATACTGCGTGCTTTATTGTTTCATGATCCATGACACGAGACTCATTCTCTCCTTCAGTCACTCTGCGAGTGAAGTGTACAAATCAGTGTGTTACAGCATCTAATTTGTTTTCCATAATTATGAAAATGTGACAAGTATTTTAGCAGTGCCCGAAACACGCCTTTTACAGAAATTGTTCGGTGGTGAGCAAATTAAAATCTGGAGTTTTCCCAGTTAATACATTTCATTCAGATTTCGAAATCATTAAAAACCTGTAGAGAAAAAACTGAATAAAATCTGCAGACTGACTCAACAGTCATGAAACAATTACCTTCAAAATGCTAAAATCTGACAGACATATTGATGGTTGAATAGAACCAGTTCTTTGAATCAGTCCAAGAATGATTTTGGACCAttttacctcccctcaatttagtaATAGGAGCCCACCTCAATTGTAAGCTAGGAAAAATAAATTGGTCCATAACTTCAGATGGAGTGGCAATTGAGTCGGATTGCCACTCCATTTGAAATTGTTCATCTCGAAATCCAGCCGATCTGATCTCACCTGGCCTTCCGACTCAGACCGGGTGAGATCTGGGCAGTGCACCATGTCCCTGGGGCCTAGCATCGAGGGTTGTAGAGTCACAGCTAAATACGGCACGCaccgtttttttaaaaaagaaaactgcACTGGTTGCCATAAACCAGGGGGGTTTAAAGGTCCAGCCAGATTTAAAGGTCTTTGACAAGCCATGAAGGAGGTAACCGAAGGCAAGTATATGGATGTGGTCAGCAGCGAGGGCAGTCCCATTGTGAGGTTGGTGGTGTGAATCTCTCCAATAGTAACCCAGAAGCTCAAAGTGGTTAAGTCTTTGAGcggtttctgggtaactattgatgtAACAGTCAGAACCATCAGTTTGCGATTTAAATCATAATTTTTGGATATTTCTCAGTGCAGGGAAGATAGGAACTTCTGGGTGGGTCCCCAGCGGACCTTCGGGGAGCCCCCATATGAGACGTCCTGGAGCTCATAGGTCACGGTAATATAGGTTATGTAAAGTGAAGGAAGATGTGACTGGTTCACCATTCAAGTCCAGGAAGACCAGGCTAAGCTGTCCCCTTTCTGGTTTCctaattctgcattattctgaccgaATGTGCAAGAATCTCTTTGATCCAAAAAGCACATTTTATTTGCTTTAAAGGATTGGTTGCTCCATTCATCCAGCACTGGTTACTCTTCAGGAATTATGCCCAAGGTAGCTTGCTAGTTTTGGAAGGAATTTCTTAATACACAGAAAATCTCTCCATCCTGTACCTCACCTgtctaactcagctttgaatatTATTGTGTGTTCTGGTGGATTTTAATTTCCTTTAGGCTTTATGGCAGCTGAGAGTGCAGGAAAGGGACAAAATATTCTAGTTATATTTAACTATTTACCTCACAAATCTTAGTCTTAAAACTGCTTCTGAGCTATCCATAATTCTTATTCAGCCTGGTTTTGGTTATTATGCCTGAAATATCCTAAATTCCTTTTACACCTCACCTGATATTATGTGGATCTTCAGGCACCATACTAGTATTTGAGGTTCTTCCATCACAACTGTACTGTTTTGTAATTTCAGAGCTGGTGATCTTCATCTTATTTTGCTCCTCAGCTCCTTCCACATGCTCTTTACTTGCTTCCAGAAAAGATGAAGCCCCAGCTTCTTGTTTCAGAGTGTCCCGACCAGAAGaataaacatttaatgaagggacAACATGGCCCTGTTCAGAAGTAGTTGGCACACAGCTTGTATCTGGAATATCGGAAAAATAATGGGTTTGGACAGCATTTAATGTGGATGCTCCTGTTGATTCAAGCCCACCAACTAATTCTTGCTGGTCTGTTTCTGAAGTGAGGTTATTTTCTGCAACAGTGCAGTGCTGAAAGACATTGAAATCAGTCAAGCTGTCGGTGAAAGCAGGTAAAGACGACTCGGGACTATCCCCCAAGATTGTTTTATTTTGATTCAGTGCATTCGCCAGCATGTTGCCGTGGGTGCCTCGTCCAAACTCTTGTTGCCATATTTCATTTTCTGTCTCCCGAATGGAAGCTTCCAAAGAACCTGTTATTTCATTTGGAGCTCGTTGGAGTGAATTGGACACATTGGAGTTAGACTGTTGTGAATACATTTCATTGGTTGCTTGGTGTTTGATCAATTTTAAGCGGTCAGGCTCCTCCGAATCAGATGTAATAGGCGAAACCCCATCGGCATATTCATCAAGTCCTTCATGATTCAGTATGCTGTTGTGAAGGGGTGAAAGGCTGGGCAACATTGTATGGGCATTGAAGAAATCTTCAGCTTCGACAGCACAAAGGCTCTTCTCCAAGATAGATAGTTCTTCTTCCGTGAGGACATAAAGTAAGTCCCTAGGGGCAAAGTAGAAAATTAAATAataaaataatcgcttattgtcacaagtagacttcaatgaaaatactgtgaaaagcccctagtcgccacattccggcacctgttcagggaggcctgtatgggaattgaacccgcgctgctggccttgttctgcattacaagccagctgtttagcccactgtgctcaaccaaaTTAAGTTAAAACAATCAAACTTTGATCCAATTACATACTTGAAGCAGCCCAATCACTTGCATGGGCATTATCCCAAATACTTGGTGAAGTCTgaacaagggcagcagggtggcacagtgccaaggacccgggtttaattccgtccttgggtgactgtgtgaagtttgcactttctccctgtatctgtgtgggtttctttcgggtgctctggtttcttcccacagtccaaagaattgcaggttaggtagattggcaatgctaaattgtcccttaatgtccaaagatgtgcaggttagatggcgttACTGAGataaggtggggaagtgggcctaggtagggtgctctttcagagggttggtgcaaactcaagtAGGCcgtatggcttctttctgcactgtaggaattctgtggttctaagtGTATTTGTAAAAATCACAGTTCTGCTTCCTTTCAGCGGCAAATAAAATAATCGGATTGCAAAATGGTTGAATAGACCAAAAGATATATTTATATTCTGTTTTTAGAATTACTGGTCTTTATCATTTTGGGATTTTGAACCACCCAAATCAGAAGGGTGtatggtaaaaaaaaaaaaaaaaaatgaatttctgTACACTGGAGGAATTCGACCAATAGGTGTCTCTCATATGTTTAGTCTTTTATTTTTGATACTTGTCTGACTAAATCTTTTGCTTGTCGAATGCTTTTTACTTTGTTTACATTCATTTATTCCCCTTTTCCATCGTGCAAGGTATTTTCCATAGATTTAGTCAGTCTTAAGAGAGTGGAAAAATGGTTAACAAACAATACAAGTTTGCAGTTGTTTCCAGGCAGATTTAACGAGGAAAATAGAACTACATTGAATAAGTTCAAGCCAGATATGCAGATGAACTACATGGCCACATAGGTATTTCGGAGTTTGCAAATTTGAGGTCATGGAAGTGGCTATTTGACAAGACTGAGAGATGGCCGTGAGTGAGTGTGATGATCAAATGAGGATGAGGCACGATAAATGGAGCTGCAGATGGCAGGCCAAAAGTAGCAAAATCTGGTGCAAACCATGCACTAGAGGGAGAGGTGGGTGATAATTCCCCAGCACCCAATACCCCAAAGAGGACAAAGTGAAAGTAATTGACTTAAGTTGCAGGCGGGAACATATAAAAAGGAAGATGAGAAAAAGATCCATGGGACAGACAGAGGCTCTGGTCACCAAGCACTAGTTTGACTAGCAATTTAGTCTTAAAATCGAAAAAGACATTTACATTGATATCCAAGCTACAGAGTTCACAGGGAGCAAGATGGCCTCAGATGAGCTGTTCTGCCAACCTACCAGCATTGACAGAGTCAAAGGAAAATATAACCAGGGATCAGACTTAAGCACTTTCAAAAACTTTCCACATCCACTTCCAGCCTGGTGCCTATTTTCAGTGACAGCATTGTACATTTCATTAGCCCAATGCCATCTTTCTCTTTCTGATATCAATCAAAAACTAGATGTTTTCAGCATGTTCTCTTCTAACTGGTTATGGTCCACCTAACATAAAGTGAAAGAAGGTCCTTTCTTCAAAAACTAGACAATGTACACTTTACCTTATCTTTTGCAGGAGGGTGTAGAAAGGTTTAAAAAGCTTGGACATGTCATCTGGCTGCTGCTCTAGGTTGAGCGGTCCTTCTGGATAGATCCTCAGCCCACTGCAAATAGAAACAAAAGTGGCTCTGCATTGGTTGAGCTGGATGGAAGCTTCTGGCATAATTTCGAACTATAGTGACAAGCTGCATTAAATGTCTAATTGTCACCCAAAAATCAGATGCCAGATGGCAGGCAGtagattttcaactaattgctcaatGTAAAACTGCCATTGATTGCAGATCAGCAGCCAGTTACAGAAACCATTCCATTTCCATTTCCCATTTGGAAgtgaaaacaaaaagaaaaatcagGCCTTTTCTATAACTGGTGTCCCATTCCAACCAATTTGAACTAAATGGAATGCAGATCCCTGAAATGGAAAGGATAATATTAATGAACCATTCTGGATGACAGCAAAGAACTGGAAGTTTGCATTTTAAGTCCAGCTGTCACGTTAAACACTCGCCACATGCAACAATCAGGTGCTTGGCACAAGGTGACTTTTAAAACGGTTATTCTTGGGGTTCTGGCATTTAAAGTccaccctaattgcccctgagaagggggtggtgagatATCTCTGTGAACCATTGCAGGACTTGTCATGTAGGTACACCATAATTCTGCTAGGGAGGATGTTCCAGGATGTGGACCtggtgacagtgaaagaacaacgatatagttccaagttaggatgatgtGTGATCTGGAAGGGAAATGGGAGGTGGTGAtgaacctgctgctcttgtccttctaggtggtagaggtcacagcttTGGAAGATACGGTTGACagagtcttggtgagttgttgcagtgcatcaggtagatggtacacactgctgccactgtgtgttggtggtggaggaaataaatgtttaagatggtggatggggtcaatcaagtgggctgatcTGGCCTGATGGCCTTGAATTTGAGTGTTATTGAAGCTGcgtccatccaggcaagtggagagtattccatcacgctcctgacttgccttgtagatggtggacatgcattTGGGAGTCTGGAGGAGAGGTACTCACCACAGAATTTTCAGTCTCAGACAAGCTCTggcagccatagtatttatatggttcatccaaacaaaacaaagaacaaagaacaaagaaatgtacagcacaggaacaggcccttcggccctccaagcccgtgccgaccatactgcccgactaaactacaatcttctacacttcctgggtccgtatccttctattcccgtcctattcatatatttgtcaagatgccccttaaatgtccctatcgtccctgcctccactacctcctccggtagtgagttccaggcacccactaccctctgcgtaaaaaacttgcctcgtacatctactctaaactttgcccctctcaccttaaacctatgccccctagtaattgacccctctaccctggggaaaagcctctgactatccactctgtctatgcccctcataattttgtatacctctatcaggtcgcccctcaacctccttcgttccagtgagaacaaaccgagtttattcaatccagttcagtttctggtcaatagtaatcccTAGGATTTTGATAGTGGGATGTAGGAGCTATCCAGTGAagctgatgccattgaatgtccaggaAAGGGGAttagattctcacttgttggagaCAATCATTgtttggcacaaatgttacttgcaacTTAGTGCAAGCTCAAAGATTGTCTTGGTCTTGCTGCAAGTGAGCACAGCCTGATTCATTATGTGAGGAGTTACAGatggtattgaacattgtgcaatctctTCAGCAAACATTTCTACTTCTgagcttatgatggaaggaaggacattgatgaagcagctgaagatggttggacctaggacaataCATGTATGACATCATggagccctagttaaactggagttaatgggaatcagggggaaaactgtccaCTCGttgtagtcatacctggcacaaaggaagatggttgtggtggttggaggtcaatccgctcatctccaggacatcactgcaggagttcctcagggtagtgccctaggcccaaccattttcagctgcttcaatgacctcccttccatcataaggtcaaaattgGGGAAGTTTgcagatggctgcacaatgttcagcaccattcatgactcctcagataatgaagcagcccatgtccaaatgcagcaagacctggacaatacccaggcatgggctgacaagtggcaagttacatttgcaccacacaagtctcaggcaatgaccatctcctatgagaggggatctaaccatcgccccttgacattcaatggcatcaccatcactgaaccccccacaatcaacatcctgagggttaccattgatcagaaactgaactgactagccatattaatactgtggctagtcaaaagttaggaatcctacggcgagtaactcacctcctgaccccccaaagcctgtccagcatctacaaggcacaagttaagagtgtaatggaatactctccacttgcctggatgagtgcagttccgacaacactcaagaagcttgacaccatccaggacaaagcagcccacttgattgctcctccttccacaaacattcaaaccctcccccaccgatgaacagtggtagcCACGTGTACCatgtacacgatgcactgcagtaactcaccaaggttccttccaaggaagcaccttccaaacccatggccactaccactacaaggacaagagcagcagatacctgggaaccccaccacctggaggctcccagcCAAGtcattgacttggaaatatatcgccattccttcattgtcgctgggacaaaatcatggaactccctccctaacagcacagtgggtgtacctacacctcaaggactgcagtggttcaagaaggcaactcatcaccaccttctgaagagcaactcgggataggcaa
This window contains:
- the LOC140426826 gene encoding lateral signaling target protein 2 homolog isoform X3 translates to MRSVSEQLNMLPAAVKRWLHKPKRSNPHPLAQFFYADKEVTQVLTELNNVNLHNDPQQYIVQLNNLRARQDHMLQIINQIMDDCIPNERPNRDFHIKFPDEVLQEHLGVQLWFAAECLVAGSLIEAHESEMLLLQPLAEDLLRSLEEVRYLLREHCFSDYTIYTDDIKAALVRFDRLFAEFELRALKLGYLTQDMIDGLEPVVMFTIPRLAIICGLRIYPEGPLNLEQQPDDMSKLFKPFYTLLQKIRDLLYVLTEEELSILEKSLCAVEAEDFFNAHTMLPSLSPLHNSILNHEGLDEYADGVSPITSDSEEPDRLKLIKHQATNEMYSQQSNSNVSNSLQRAPNEITGSLEASIRETENEIWQQEFGRGTHGNMLANALNQNKTILGDSPESSLPAFTDSLTDFNVFQHCTVAENNLTSETDQQELVGGLESTGASTLNAVQTHYFSDIPDTSCVPTTSEQGHVVPSLNVYSSGRDTLKQEAGASSFLEASKEHVEGAEEQNKMKITSSEITKQYSCDGRTSNTSMVPEDPHNIRVTEGENESRVMDHETIKHAVWAVRAAVREEIRARYRSRSDMLHRLFVCISGVADQLQTNFAGDLRRILKTVFEIATSTPEKNEDAIEEEKEEENVTLEPTLEDCVLCQESHSYPSRTSNLDSTKLEVPPEWIADSACNQCMSCKAPFTIIRRRHHCRNCGKIFCSRCSSQSAPLPWFGQMKPVRVCTHCYTVHLTPCYSTTSAC
- the LOC140426826 gene encoding lateral signaling target protein 2 homolog isoform X4 — encoded protein: MRSVSEQLNMLPAAVKRWLHKPKDHMLQIINQIMDDCIPNERPNRDFHIKFPDEVLQEHLGVQLWFAAECLVAGSLIEAHESEMLLLQPLAEDLLRSLEEVRYLLREHCFSDYTIYTDDIKAALVRFDRLFAEFELRYVSAVVPIKSPKELYNQQQIIVLFCETVDRALKLGYLTQDMIDGLEPVVMFTIPRLAIICGLRIYPEGPLNLEQQPDDMSKLFKPFYTLLQKIRDLLYVLTEEELSILEKSLCAVEAEDFFNAHTMLPSLSPLHNSILNHEGLDEYADGVSPITSDSEEPDRLKLIKHQATNEMYSQQSNSNVSNSLQRAPNEITGSLEASIRETENEIWQQEFGRGTHGNMLANALNQNKTILGDSPESSLPAFTDSLTDFNVFQHCTVAENNLTSETDQQELVGGLESTGASTLNAVQTHYFSDIPDTSCVPTTSEQGHVVPSLNVYSSGRDTLKQEAGASSFLEASKEHVEGAEEQNKMKITSSEITKQYSCDGRTSNTSMVPEDPHNIRVTEGENESRVMDHETIKHAVWAVRAAVREEIRARYRSRSDMLHRLFVCISGVADQLQTNFAGDLRRILKTVFEIATSTPEKNEDAIEEEKEEENVTLEPTLEDCVLCQESHSYPSRTSNLDSTKLEVPPEWIADSACNQCMSCKAPFTIIRRRHHCRNCGKIFCSRCSSQSAPLPWFGQMKPVRVCTHCYTVHLTPCYSTTSAC